The Desulfitobacterium chlororespirans DSM 11544 genome contains a region encoding:
- a CDS encoding cellulose binding domain-containing protein — translation MKRVILLLALVLAMVSSITAGTLASYTVAIDNLAGGNVVAKEFIFVGEGTDTFQEGLKIAPSEILQWQFKVKNYERHVVTETDMYYKLTFDIFASPGKKAIDPLTVTVKDGTGAILNQMTGVGTFDLLGTFPLSETGQERNVLVEIAWPDGGKSDKDYAGKEFGTSIIVNAQASQVPLDSNPNPETPESQVSVLYETTTPWQNGQSGEYQYEYKVTITNNSSVSIEDWYITFFLQNDRLNNAWNAKLISRSDEGIYRFENPAYNNVTMDNILPGQSVSFGGLASGMGTETLRNIGVGGSNTSLITNVNVIHQP, via the coding sequence GTGAAGAGGGTTATCCTTTTGTTAGCATTAGTTCTAGCAATGGTGAGCTCGATTACGGCAGGGACCCTTGCATCTTATACTGTGGCTATTGACAATCTGGCTGGAGGCAATGTGGTTGCCAAGGAGTTTATTTTCGTCGGCGAAGGAACGGACACCTTTCAAGAGGGTTTGAAAATAGCACCTTCAGAGATTCTTCAATGGCAATTTAAAGTGAAAAACTATGAAAGACATGTGGTTACTGAGACCGATATGTACTATAAGCTTACTTTTGATATATTTGCCTCCCCTGGCAAAAAGGCTATTGATCCCCTTACAGTAACCGTGAAGGATGGGACGGGGGCTATTCTCAACCAGATGACGGGGGTGGGGACATTTGACCTTCTTGGTACCTTCCCCCTTTCGGAAACAGGTCAAGAGCGAAATGTTTTAGTAGAGATCGCTTGGCCCGATGGAGGTAAATCGGATAAGGATTATGCCGGAAAAGAGTTTGGTACCAGTATCATAGTGAATGCCCAGGCTTCCCAAGTGCCCTTGGACAGCAACCCAAATCCGGAAACTCCTGAAAGTCAGGTAAGTGTGCTTTATGAAACCACTACCCCTTGGCAGAACGGGCAAAGCGGAGAGTATCAATACGAATACAAGGTTACCATTACCAACAATTCCTCTGTATCCATTGAAGATTGGTATATAACCTTCTTTCTTCAAAATGATCGATTGAATAATGCCTGGAATGCCAAGCTAATATCTCGTTCTGATGAAGGAATTTATCGGTTTGAAAATCCAGCCTATAACAATGTGACTATGGATAACATCTTACCTGGGCAAAGCGTGTCTTTTGGAGGCTTGGCCAGTGGAATGGGTACGGAAACACTTCGGAATATTGGTGTTGGTGGTAGTAACACAAGCCTTATCACCAATGTTAATGTTATACACCAGCCTTAA
- a CDS encoding homocysteine S-methyltransferase family protein — translation MILNKESYIIFDGAMGTMLQKYDLNPGQPPEVLNITRPEIIEEIHRQYIKAGSTIVTTNTFGAIETKLNGTGYSVEEVVQSAVAIARKAADKNLVALDMGPTGELVEPLGDLSFEEVYDLYSRQIKAATLTGNVDLILIETFFDLTEAHAAIRAAKDHSSLPVICTFTFQQKGKTLMGKDVKTVVASLEEYGVDAVGVNCSLGPSEMLPIVETMVSSTQLPILVQPNAGLPKLIENRTVYDVEPEEFARYIQAMASLGVKWFGGCCGTTPEFIRAIKESLDL, via the coding sequence ATGATACTTAATAAAGAATCTTATATCATTTTTGATGGGGCCATGGGCACCATGCTGCAAAAGTACGACCTTAACCCCGGTCAACCTCCGGAAGTATTGAATATAACAAGGCCGGAGATTATTGAAGAAATCCATAGGCAATACATCAAGGCCGGCAGCACCATAGTCACTACCAATACTTTTGGAGCTATTGAAACAAAACTAAACGGAACTGGATATAGCGTAGAGGAAGTCGTTCAGTCGGCTGTTGCCATTGCCCGCAAGGCGGCAGACAAGAATTTGGTTGCCTTGGATATGGGACCGACCGGTGAACTTGTTGAACCTTTAGGGGATTTATCTTTTGAAGAGGTATATGACTTATATAGCCGTCAAATCAAAGCAGCGACCTTAACCGGAAATGTCGATCTGATATTAATCGAGACCTTTTTTGATCTAACGGAAGCGCACGCAGCTATTAGAGCCGCTAAGGATCATTCTTCCCTACCAGTTATCTGCACATTTACTTTCCAGCAAAAAGGAAAAACCTTAATGGGCAAGGATGTCAAGACAGTGGTAGCTTCACTGGAGGAATATGGTGTTGATGCTGTTGGCGTCAATTGTTCTTTAGGCCCCAGTGAAATGCTGCCCATCGTGGAAACCATGGTGTCTTCCACCCAACTACCTATTTTAGTTCAACCCAACGCTGGATTGCCAAAATTGATTGAGAACCGGACTGTCTATGATGTGGAGCCCGAGGAATTCGCCCGGTATATCCAGGCTATGGCTAGTCTGGGGGTGAAATGGTTTGGCGGATGCTGTGGGACGACTCCCGAGTTTATTCGTGCCATTAAGGAATCGTTGGACCTTTAG
- a CDS encoding acyclic terpene utilization AtuA family protein translates to MKKELKFLSPNGHLGFGPTKEKSFYIGVSESPDYILCDSGSDDIGPGPLGADICTSLKSTQIHDLELMLVEARRLGVPMLIGSAGDTGTNKQVDAYVQIIKDLAKKHNIPKFKLGYFYSEVDKKYLMTKLENGETLEGLDGRSNLTKKELEKTDRIVAVAGVHPYIKLLDMGADVIIGGRSSDCVIFAAPAIQQGYPENLSYYLGKVLECASFCAEPYGGKESVMGIISHEDVKVKAMHPDQMCTVASVAGHAMYERTNPYFEYVAGGMMDMSQCVYEQYDEKTCRITNPKFLPIEGKVKVKLEGAGRVGSRFIGIAGIRDPYSVQNVDQMIEWAKSQVVERFGENGYELHYHVYGKNGVMGDLEPIKEIKSHELCVIVQGVAPTKEMAEEVAMLGCRQLFYARLPEVKGTAGSVAFILDEVVQATDAYTWTMDHTVPVDDPMELFKVNMIDVE, encoded by the coding sequence ATGAAAAAAGAATTGAAATTCCTTAGCCCTAACGGTCATCTTGGTTTTGGTCCGACAAAAGAGAAAAGTTTCTACATTGGAGTTAGTGAAAGTCCGGACTATATCTTATGCGATTCTGGTAGTGACGATATTGGACCTGGTCCTTTAGGTGCCGACATTTGCACAAGCTTAAAATCCACCCAGATCCACGACCTTGAACTGATGCTGGTGGAAGCACGCAGGCTGGGTGTACCAATGTTAATTGGCTCCGCGGGTGACACCGGCACTAATAAACAAGTGGATGCCTATGTTCAAATTATTAAAGATCTTGCTAAAAAGCATAATATACCAAAATTCAAATTGGGATATTTCTATTCAGAAGTTGATAAAAAGTATCTCATGACAAAGCTCGAAAACGGCGAAACTTTGGAAGGCTTAGACGGACGTAGCAATTTGACAAAGAAAGAACTTGAGAAGACCGATCGCATCGTTGCGGTAGCTGGAGTCCATCCTTATATTAAACTGCTTGACATGGGAGCAGACGTTATTATTGGTGGACGCTCCAGCGATTGCGTTATTTTTGCAGCTCCTGCCATTCAACAAGGATACCCGGAAAACCTGTCCTATTACTTAGGTAAAGTCCTTGAATGCGCGTCTTTCTGTGCAGAACCTTACGGCGGTAAGGAATCAGTAATGGGTATTATCAGTCACGAAGATGTAAAAGTCAAAGCGATGCATCCAGATCAAATGTGCACTGTGGCATCCGTTGCCGGCCATGCTATGTATGAAAGAACCAATCCTTACTTTGAGTATGTTGCCGGTGGCATGATGGATATGAGCCAATGTGTTTACGAACAATACGATGAGAAGACCTGCCGCATTACCAATCCTAAATTTCTACCTATTGAAGGTAAAGTCAAGGTTAAGCTGGAGGGAGCTGGAAGAGTAGGCTCCCGCTTTATCGGCATTGCCGGAATCCGTGACCCCTATTCCGTGCAAAATGTGGATCAAATGATTGAATGGGCTAAGAGTCAAGTCGTAGAACGGTTCGGAGAAAACGGCTATGAGCTCCATTATCATGTCTATGGTAAGAATGGAGTTATGGGTGATCTGGAACCCATTAAGGAAATCAAGTCTCATGAACTTTGTGTAATTGTTCAAGGTGTTGCCCCTACTAAAGAGATGGCTGAAGAAGTAGCAATGCTGGGCTGTCGTCAATTATTCTACGCGCGCCTACCGGAAGTTAAGGGAACAGCAGGCTCTGTAGCGTTTATCCTGGATGAAGTCGTACAAGCAACAGATGCTTATACATGGACCATGGATCACACTGTACCTGTGGATGATCCTATGGAACTCTTCAAAGTCAATATGATCGACGTAGAATAA
- a CDS encoding DUF4387 domain-containing protein, which translates to MATRKLSELAKTIRSKNAGTDRITFDIIFREKENYDLVRKSGALTRETVKELFGLTDSDIADFVEFDPAYAIKFTINRKKPSGSAGDSDVFGSQQYPPLLDIEISV; encoded by the coding sequence ATGGCAACAAGAAAACTTTCTGAGTTGGCTAAGACCATCCGTAGCAAAAATGCAGGTACTGACAGAATTACCTTTGATATCATTTTTAGAGAAAAAGAAAACTACGACTTAGTCAGAAAGAGTGGTGCTCTCACACGGGAAACTGTGAAAGAGCTATTTGGCCTGACAGACAGTGATATCGCTGATTTCGTGGAATTTGATCCTGCTTATGCTATTAAATTCACCATCAATAGAAAAAAACCCAGTGGAAGTGCCGGCGACAGCGATGTGTTCGGCAGCCAGCAATATCCTCCTTTACTGGATATCGAAATCTCAGTTTAA
- a CDS encoding DASS family sodium-coupled anion symporter: MGEKEMGPKPERKTSKLLQIIIPIVIGLIIAFIIPNPEGLPTNAWYYFAAFVTIILSVALEALPMGAIGLIGISFIAIFNLLGKSGKDTLSWAISGFSNSVVWLVFAAMIFAVALKDTGIGRRIALFFIKILGKTSLGLGYAVTLADFCLGPFMPSNTARSFGTMYPITRATAEALDSHPGESAGKIGSFLLFTSFTATFISSSTFLTAAAMTVLGIEYIAAATGFTPISWMGYLVGFIPQALILLATTPLIAYKFFPPEIKKFPQAPNWAAEQLKEMGKFSKKEITTLIIFLFALIAWISLDDIFPPAMVAIMAVSAMLLTKVITWEQVIEEKSAWNIVMVLGTLITLANGLKDVGFLEWVSQASAAYLVGLALSPVVIMILLALIDFLLHYLYVSITAHVTTLMPLWLAVVSAIPGFPVQLFGMLLIHTKEGFGALTPYGAGHGVGFLLSGYFPDHKKFWKAESFWAYTYFALMVVSIPYWLWLYGWM; encoded by the coding sequence ATGGGAGAAAAGGAAATGGGCCCAAAGCCAGAAAGAAAAACGTCAAAACTGCTACAAATTATTATACCTATTGTCATCGGTTTAATCATCGCGTTTATTATTCCCAATCCCGAGGGATTACCAACTAATGCCTGGTATTATTTTGCTGCTTTTGTGACAATTATCTTAAGCGTTGCTTTGGAAGCTCTCCCTATGGGAGCCATCGGCTTAATTGGAATCTCCTTTATAGCTATCTTTAACCTTCTTGGTAAAAGTGGTAAAGACACGTTAAGTTGGGCTATATCCGGTTTTTCTAACAGTGTAGTCTGGTTGGTTTTTGCGGCCATGATCTTTGCTGTAGCGCTGAAGGACACCGGTATTGGACGTCGGATTGCACTTTTCTTCATCAAAATTTTAGGTAAAACCTCATTGGGTTTAGGCTATGCAGTCACCCTTGCCGACTTCTGCCTTGGGCCATTTATGCCATCGAACACAGCCCGCAGCTTCGGCACCATGTACCCAATCACCAGAGCTACAGCAGAAGCCTTGGACTCTCACCCTGGTGAATCAGCGGGAAAAATCGGTTCATTCCTTCTCTTTACATCCTTTACAGCCACCTTCATCTCTAGCTCTACTTTCTTGACTGCCGCAGCCATGACGGTTCTTGGGATTGAATATATTGCTGCAGCTACCGGGTTTACTCCGATTTCCTGGATGGGTTACCTTGTGGGCTTCATTCCCCAGGCCTTAATTCTATTAGCTACGACTCCGTTAATTGCTTATAAGTTCTTCCCGCCTGAAATCAAGAAGTTCCCTCAAGCTCCAAATTGGGCGGCAGAACAGCTAAAAGAAATGGGGAAATTCTCAAAAAAAGAAATCACTACACTCATAATCTTTTTGTTCGCACTTATCGCGTGGATCAGCCTGGACGACATATTTCCTCCGGCTATGGTAGCCATTATGGCAGTTTCGGCAATGCTCTTAACCAAGGTTATTACTTGGGAACAGGTTATTGAAGAAAAGTCAGCCTGGAATATTGTCATGGTGCTGGGGACATTGATTACTTTAGCTAACGGTTTAAAAGATGTGGGATTCCTGGAATGGGTTTCTCAGGCTTCAGCAGCTTATTTGGTCGGATTAGCTTTATCTCCGGTTGTGATCATGATTCTACTGGCCTTGATCGACTTCTTACTTCACTACCTCTATGTAAGTATCACTGCCCATGTCACTACCTTAATGCCTCTATGGCTGGCTGTGGTCTCTGCTATTCCCGGCTTCCCTGTACAGCTGTTCGGAATGTTATTAATTCACACTAAAGAAGGTTTCGGAGCCTTGACGCCTTACGGTGCTGGTCACGGGGTCGGTTTCCTTCTCAGCGGCTACTTCCCTGATCACAAAAAGTTCTGGAAAGCTGAAAGTTTCTGGGCCTATACTTATTTTGCCTTGATGGTAGTCAGTATCCCATATTGGCTCTGGCTGTATGGTTGGATGTAA
- a CDS encoding MBL fold metallo-hydrolase has translation MINISKYKDIIITHGVCSGIGTKMNVYIYLVDGLLFDTGPSALQKDTREFFNRQVIEKVALTHVHEDHSGLAHWLQKNKRVPIYLHPEAIKVAERKGKYRLYRRFIWGGREPFDPQAMPEVIRTERYVFNAIDTPGHTEFHHVFHEKDQGWLITGDLYVGRKLLLAFYEENMIQMIASLEKVLQLDFDTILCSHAGVVPKGKEKMRQKLDFLTELQGKVRELRAKGLTDGEIDKIIYPQKRAVKTISGGEWSSYNIIHTI, from the coding sequence GTGATAAATATCAGTAAATATAAAGATATCATCATTACTCATGGTGTCTGCAGTGGTATCGGCACCAAGATGAATGTCTATATTTACTTAGTGGATGGGCTGCTCTTTGATACAGGACCATCCGCCTTGCAAAAGGACACAAGGGAATTTTTCAACAGGCAAGTCATTGAGAAAGTCGCTCTTACCCATGTTCATGAAGATCATTCCGGCCTGGCCCATTGGTTACAAAAGAATAAGCGAGTACCCATCTATCTGCACCCTGAGGCCATTAAGGTTGCGGAGAGAAAGGGAAAATACCGGTTATATCGTCGCTTTATCTGGGGAGGCCGGGAACCCTTCGATCCTCAAGCCATGCCAGAGGTGATTCGAACGGAGCGATATGTCTTCAACGCCATTGATACACCCGGCCATACGGAGTTCCATCATGTATTCCATGAGAAGGACCAAGGATGGCTTATTACAGGAGATCTGTATGTGGGTCGTAAATTGCTCTTAGCCTTTTACGAAGAAAATATGATTCAGATGATCGCTAGCCTGGAAAAAGTGCTGCAGCTTGATTTTGATACGATATTATGTTCTCATGCCGGTGTTGTTCCCAAAGGCAAGGAAAAAATGAGGCAGAAGTTGGATTTCCTTACAGAATTGCAGGGTAAGGTGAGGGAATTGAGGGCTAAAGGTCTTACCGATGGCGAGATAGATAAAATAATATATCCCCAAAAACGGGCTGTCAAAACCATCTCCGGGGGAGAATGGTCATCTTACAATATCATTCATACTATTTAA
- a CDS encoding dicarboxylate/amino acid:cation symporter — MEKKKMSLTLKIFIGMTLGIFMGWFFGDKVSSIKVIGDIFLRLIQMAIIPLIFTGVSCAIGGLGGDMKKLGRLGYKLLIFYVGTTIIAIVIGVGIGNMFQPGTGITPPTDLLSSPVSEVSAPSVSEVILKMVPKNPVDAMARQDMFQIVIFSAFFGLALSMLGDAGTRILSTFSVINSAAIQMITIIMKMAPYAVFALMTWVTGTVGIEVLIPLAKYLVTLIIALILQTFFVCGIVVWGIARVSPVQFYRRSLNAMIVAFTTCSSAASLPISIETAQRNLGVGKTVSQFALPLGATMNSDGTAMFHAVASIMIAQFFGIEFGLTQQIMLVFFAVLIGLGGTAVPGGGMVTLAIVLNAVGLPIEGIALLAGVDRIAEMFRAVLNVTDDLSGAVAIAAWEKDFDKEVFYGRKEVVLD, encoded by the coding sequence ATGGAGAAGAAAAAGATGTCTCTTACCCTGAAAATATTTATTGGTATGACCTTAGGTATATTTATGGGTTGGTTTTTTGGGGACAAGGTTAGTTCTATAAAAGTTATTGGTGATATTTTTCTGCGACTCATTCAAATGGCTATCATTCCTTTAATCTTCACCGGAGTGTCATGTGCTATCGGCGGGTTAGGTGGAGATATGAAAAAGCTCGGTCGTTTAGGATACAAGCTGTTGATTTTCTATGTAGGAACCACAATTATCGCCATTGTCATTGGTGTGGGGATCGGTAATATGTTTCAGCCAGGAACAGGTATTACTCCTCCAACCGATCTCCTTTCTTCACCTGTAAGTGAAGTATCTGCACCTTCTGTTTCAGAGGTTATTCTGAAAATGGTACCTAAAAATCCTGTAGATGCCATGGCTCGCCAAGATATGTTTCAGATTGTGATTTTTTCTGCCTTTTTTGGTCTGGCTTTATCCATGTTGGGGGATGCTGGAACTCGGATTTTATCAACGTTTAGCGTCATCAACTCTGCAGCAATTCAGATGATCACCATCATTATGAAAATGGCCCCTTACGCTGTATTTGCTTTGATGACCTGGGTAACAGGAACTGTGGGGATCGAGGTTTTGATTCCTTTGGCTAAATATCTCGTTACTTTGATCATTGCTCTCATTTTACAGACATTTTTTGTTTGCGGAATCGTAGTATGGGGTATCGCCCGAGTAAGTCCCGTCCAATTCTATCGAAGAAGCCTGAATGCGATGATCGTGGCGTTTACCACATGTTCATCAGCGGCCAGTTTACCTATATCTATTGAGACAGCCCAGAGGAACCTCGGTGTCGGTAAAACTGTAAGTCAGTTCGCATTACCGCTGGGGGCAACGATGAATTCGGATGGAACCGCAATGTTCCACGCTGTGGCCAGTATTATGATCGCTCAGTTTTTCGGTATTGAGTTCGGATTAACACAGCAAATTATGTTGGTTTTCTTTGCTGTACTTATTGGCCTAGGTGGTACTGCAGTGCCCGGAGGTGGGATGGTGACTCTGGCTATTGTCCTCAACGCAGTTGGACTTCCTATTGAGGGAATTGCGTTATTGGCCGGAGTGGACCGGATTGCAGAGATGTTTCGTGCAGTATTGAATGTAACCGACGATCTATCAGGTGCAGTTGCTATTGCCGCTTGGGAAAAGGATTTTGATAAAGAAGTGTTTTATGGGCGAAAGGAAGTCGTTTTGGACTAA
- a CDS encoding Ger(x)C family spore germination protein, translated as MKSRKYLIVIFLMCTLLILNITGCWNQRELNSLAIVMGLGIDKAQEPNQIQVTAQIANPKALKSSSLGGPDSQAFWNIQNTGDTLFSILRDFTHESNRKLYFPHTQVLILGRDYAEEGIQKELDFFARDHETRLNIWLVVSEGNARDVLNIKPVIDKIPAINISKLLDDQDPNSQTSTSQLNDFLSDLISPTTAPTAPLVEIIRKGGNESLQVKGTAVFKGDKLVGELNKYETRGLLWARDEVKSGIIDVECPECGSKVSLEIIDSKTKVSAEILDNQVVIKVYIQEKGALAAQYCAENLRTKEKVAAIERNKAAAIQDEVLAAFKKAQELNADIFGFGEVVRKDHLKEWKNMREHWDEIFPEVIVEVTVDTSIERSGRIHYPPVPDKE; from the coding sequence ATGAAAAGCCGGAAATATTTAATCGTTATCTTTTTGATGTGCACCCTGTTAATTTTAAATATAACAGGATGTTGGAATCAACGAGAATTAAATTCTTTAGCCATCGTCATGGGTTTAGGAATAGATAAGGCCCAGGAGCCGAATCAAATCCAGGTCACAGCCCAGATCGCCAATCCAAAAGCGCTCAAGTCGTCTTCCTTAGGCGGGCCAGACAGTCAAGCTTTTTGGAATATCCAAAACACCGGCGACACCCTTTTCTCCATCCTGCGGGACTTTACCCATGAATCTAATCGCAAACTCTATTTTCCTCATACCCAAGTGCTGATTCTCGGGCGAGACTATGCCGAGGAAGGCATCCAGAAAGAACTCGACTTTTTTGCCCGGGATCATGAAACCAGATTGAATATTTGGCTCGTTGTCTCGGAAGGTAATGCTAGGGATGTTTTGAATATTAAGCCTGTAATAGATAAGATCCCTGCAATCAATATTTCCAAATTGCTTGATGATCAAGACCCAAACTCTCAAACCAGTACAAGCCAGCTCAATGACTTTCTTTCTGATCTAATCAGCCCAACCACTGCGCCGACCGCCCCCCTTGTTGAAATTATCCGTAAAGGAGGCAACGAATCACTTCAGGTTAAAGGAACAGCTGTTTTCAAAGGCGATAAACTCGTTGGGGAATTAAATAAGTACGAAACCCGCGGGTTATTATGGGCAAGAGATGAAGTAAAGAGTGGCATTATCGATGTGGAGTGCCCCGAGTGCGGCAGTAAAGTCAGCCTGGAAATTATTGATTCCAAGACTAAGGTCAGTGCGGAGATATTGGATAACCAGGTGGTTATAAAGGTTTATATTCAAGAAAAAGGTGCATTGGCAGCTCAGTATTGTGCTGAAAATTTAAGAACAAAAGAAAAGGTGGCGGCTATTGAGCGAAATAAGGCCGCAGCTATTCAAGATGAAGTTCTGGCAGCATTCAAAAAGGCTCAGGAACTCAATGCGGATATCTTCGGCTTTGGTGAAGTCGTACGCAAAGATCACCTCAAAGAATGGAAAAATATGAGGGAGCACTGGGATGAAATTTTTCCAGAGGTTATTGTAGAAGTCACTGTAGACACCAGCATCGAACGTTCGGGCCGGATACATTATCCTCCCGTACCAGATAAGGAGTAG
- a CDS encoding GGDEF domain-containing protein, translating to MKVFQRLKIFFGLNARDEIGYYIENNYRFNPLFEAITELPNRFYFEEKVNQLITKNEDPGKTFALLYMDIDNFKNINDSLGHSSGDVLIQYIGEILKRQVNEPRNVSTIA from the coding sequence GTGAAGGTATTTCAGCGCTTGAAAATCTTTTTCGGTCTAAATGCGAGAGATGAAATAGGTTATTATATAGAGAATAATTACAGATTTAATCCCTTATTTGAAGCTATAACAGAGCTGCCCAATAGATTCTACTTTGAAGAGAAAGTGAATCAACTTATAACCAAGAATGAGGATCCAGGTAAAACATTTGCTCTCCTCTACATGGATATTGATAATTTCAAGAATATCAATGATTCTTTAGGACATTCGTCAGGGGACGTACTTATACAATATATCGGAGAGATACTTAAGAGACAAGTCAATGAGCCAAGAAATGTTTCCACAATAGCATGA
- a CDS encoding GntR family transcriptional regulator: MSNAFNDNQIPLYIQLKNLITRKIKDGELLPGEKLCSERELCELYDVSRITVRQAMNDLEKEGLIFKAHGKGTFVAEPKLEQELFTITPFQNSLLMKGLKPNTKLMEYLVLPNSYEISQILDVPLVEHIFQLKLLGLNEDNPMAFYNSYFSVELGQKMLELAEAASSRHESFTTLDLYKNIPEINLRTISQTIEASIADSYIASILEVKKGSPIFIVQSVIYSDQNQPLEKKTAIYRGDKYKFSVIRKPNNNEVSP; encoded by the coding sequence ATGTCAAACGCTTTTAATGATAATCAAATTCCATTATATATCCAGTTGAAGAACTTGATCACACGAAAAATTAAAGATGGTGAACTCCTCCCAGGCGAAAAGCTGTGCTCTGAGCGAGAATTATGCGAGTTATATGACGTTAGTCGCATTACGGTCCGACAAGCCATGAATGATCTGGAAAAAGAAGGGCTGATTTTTAAAGCCCACGGAAAAGGTACTTTTGTGGCAGAACCCAAATTAGAACAAGAGCTTTTTACCATTACTCCCTTCCAGAATTCCCTTCTTATGAAAGGGCTTAAACCCAATACCAAGCTCATGGAATACCTTGTCTTGCCTAATTCTTACGAAATTAGTCAGATTCTTGATGTTCCCTTGGTTGAGCACATCTTTCAGTTAAAATTACTTGGATTGAACGAAGATAATCCCATGGCTTTTTATAATTCCTATTTTTCCGTTGAGTTAGGCCAGAAAATGCTGGAACTTGCTGAGGCAGCTTCTTCTCGGCACGAATCCTTTACTACTCTGGATCTATACAAAAACATCCCTGAAATCAACCTGAGAACCATAAGCCAAACTATTGAAGCTTCAATAGCTGACAGTTATATTGCAAGCATCCTGGAAGTTAAGAAAGGGAGCCCGATCTTTATCGTTCAATCCGTAATCTATTCTGACCAAAATCAACCCCTGGAAAAAAAGACTGCCATTTACCGCGGAGACAAATACAAATTCTCTGTCATCCGCAAGCCCAACAACAATGAAGTTTCACCTTAA
- a CDS encoding GerAB/ArcD/ProY family transporter produces MIKLEKEIISSSQLNFLVIGFVTGGLVTVPYSTQIINQDNWLAVIIGFILSLPMVLIYIRLAQKFPQNNLLEIHDVVYGPLIGKLISAAYIVFIFNLLIYNLVYVGDFLLTYLLPETPMWIVLLMFTFVCAWAVRLGLEVIARVNPLFVVITLFITFSTMTLLIPEMDFSNLIPLFDTPMLDFIQGVHIMITIPYLEIVIFLFFLPNVNNKKQIKHSILFGFCFGALFLLLPIIRNTTVLGSLVGILTSPSYESIRLIDIGNYLTRLEVLYAIALIIMLFIKGSLFYYVTVLGIAQLLRLRSYLPLVVPLGIIGICLSLIVHESSLLNIDTTVDVWPFFALPFEVFLPILTLLLAKIRKLPKQTRGG; encoded by the coding sequence TTGATAAAGCTTGAGAAGGAAATTATTTCGAGTTCACAGCTCAACTTTTTGGTCATCGGTTTTGTCACAGGGGGCCTCGTAACAGTGCCCTATTCCACGCAAATCATTAACCAAGATAATTGGCTTGCCGTCATTATCGGGTTCATTCTTAGTCTGCCTATGGTTTTGATCTATATCCGGCTTGCTCAGAAATTCCCACAAAACAACTTGCTGGAGATCCATGATGTTGTCTACGGCCCTTTGATCGGTAAGTTAATCTCTGCAGCCTATATCGTCTTTATCTTCAACCTTCTCATCTATAATCTGGTTTATGTGGGAGATTTTTTGTTAACGTACCTACTTCCTGAAACTCCTATGTGGATTGTTCTGCTCATGTTCACTTTTGTATGTGCTTGGGCCGTAAGGCTAGGCCTGGAAGTTATTGCTCGAGTTAATCCACTCTTTGTTGTAATTACTTTGTTTATAACTTTTTCAACTATGACTTTACTTATTCCGGAGATGGATTTCTCAAACCTTATTCCCCTTTTTGACACGCCCATGCTTGATTTTATCCAAGGCGTTCATATCATGATCACCATTCCATATCTGGAAATCGTCATTTTCTTGTTCTTCCTGCCCAATGTCAATAACAAAAAACAAATTAAACACTCTATCCTATTTGGCTTTTGTTTTGGAGCACTTTTCTTACTTTTGCCTATTATTCGCAATACTACGGTGCTGGGTTCTTTAGTGGGCATCCTGACTTCTCCTTCTTATGAGAGTATTCGCTTAATCGATATCGGCAATTATCTTACCCGGTTAGAGGTGCTGTATGCCATTGCTTTGATTATTATGCTGTTTATCAAGGGCAGTCTCTTTTATTATGTGACAGTTCTAGGCATAGCTCAGCTCCTTCGCTTACGCTCTTATCTCCCTCTAGTAGTCCCCTTAGGAATTATCGGCATCTGTTTAAGCTTAATTGTTCATGAATCTTCTCTATTAAATATCGATACCACTGTGGATGTATGGCCTTTCTTTGCTCTTCCCTTTGAAGTCTTCCTTCCTATCCTCACATTATTGCTAGCTAAAATTCGAAAATTACCCAAACAAACACGGGGGGGATAA